Within the Fusarium keratoplasticum isolate Fu6.1 chromosome 1, whole genome shotgun sequence genome, the region AGCCAAAGGTCCATAAGGCCTGGACGCAAATCGATGACTTACCTCGGCCGTCTTGGGCACGCTTTCGCAGTAGACTTCAATCTTGATATCGCCTAGCGACGTATGGAGAGTAACTGACATTTTGCCTGTCTGAGGTGGTGCGGCGATGCTGTTGTGGAGGTTAGAGAGAAGGTTGGTGCAATTGCGAAGAAAGATGGGAAGGAAACCACACAAGTTGAATGCCCCACTATCACCAACACCCAGGCACCCAGGCGACTTCGACCATCACAAGCAAGCACATCAATACCAGCAAACGTACTCGATGGCATTTTCCCCCGTTTTCTGTTATTTCTGTTtgtcttctcctcctctttctctaCCCCAGTCttctcgtcttcctcttttctcccctcccctcacatctcctccctctctcctcttcctctcctcttcctcctctctccctcaTCTCTTCGCGATCGGTTCTACTTATTCCCTTCTCTCCCCAGCTACACTAtctttttccctcttccATCGGACTTGCTCACCTTCTTGGTAGCATTTTATCCTCTCGCTGGCTACTTTGCCTAGCTCCTGGCAGCTTCCGATCATGATTCACTCTCCCACTCCTCTAGGATTGTCAAACAGCACCCTCTGACGCCCTTTGCGTCTTCCTTTTGGCTTCTATCGCTCACCGTCATACCCAGTACCAGTGCTAAATCCTACAAAATCAGTCTCTGCAGAAACGGCGCTCCCGGCTAGTCCCTCATGGGTAATGATTCTGTCAACAGAACAGGTCAGGAAGCACCCTTTCCTACTGTGGTCGTCCGCCCAGAAGATCCCCTGAATTTTTCCATCGCACAGGTTCTCTTCGATGAGGTTACGGGCATACCCGACGTTTCTCGGATCCCTGAATTTTTCTACCAGAGACTTGCCGAGAAGCTGTTCTCGATGTTCCATCGGAAGCCAGAGGAGCATCCCGAATGCTTTGAAGCAACTGTGTGCCAGCTGCGCAAGCCCTGTGTCCTTGTTGGCAATCTCTGGGGCGAGTAGGACGGATCCAAACATGTCATCAAGTTGATGGAGGAAGTTGCGAAGAACAACGCTTAGATGAAAGACTATGTCTTCACCCTCCCGGCCCCCATCGCCTCGACAGCTTTCACTATCTCTGAGTCGCGAGGCATTGGGTCGCAGTCCAATGCCCTCGGTGCTTCCATGATCCGAACAGAGGATGTCTTTCCGCATGTGAGCAAGTCGATCGATGTGTTCAAGCGCGAACACACGGGTATCGTTTGCGTGGGGCTGCGTTCTATGAATGCAGTCGTCAACCAAGACCTTCTCGTCAACGAAGGTCTGAAACGCAGTGACGCGATTTTGTGGACTCGATATCACCAGAAGGCTCACATGGTCCTCCCCACCTCGGTCAATCTCACCAGCGATGAGTTTCTTGCCCAAAACCAGCACTGGCTTGACCTCCTTCCTCGTTCGACCGTTGACATGGAGGTTGGGAAAGTCGTCAAGGAACATGTGCTGCAGAACATTGACCAGAATACTGCCCGGCTTGTGCCCGAGCAGTATCGAACCACGCTGTTCTACTTTTGCGGCTCGATCAACGAAAAGGCTCGGCAGGATTGGCTCCGAGAGAGTCCTCTCCCGGAAGTCACCGTCAATCGTCCTATTCCTTTGCCCAAGATTGTCGAAACTCAGCCCATGCGCCAAGCTGCCAGAAAGCTCGAGAGATTCGCCTTTAAGCTCAAGAAGACGAACCCTACCGATGCCGCCGACCTCAAGCATATATCGGATACCATCACCCTGCTCTGCGATGTGCAATACCAGGCAGAGATCAAAGCCAcggtcaagatggaggccatggaggccaAGTTCAGCAAATATTTCCAAAAGATCCAACTTCTCAACTGCCCAGCCATGACAGACATCATCGACAATCTGAACAAGGAACAGGAGAAGGTATTCGTGGATTTTCGCGGGCGTGCTATCACTGTTCAGGACGAAGATGGGGCAAGCGCCTGTCAGATGACCAACAAGGAATGGCTTCTCACTTACCGCAGCCTGAATGATGCCAAGATTCAGCGGTGGATTGATCTCTATGTCGAACTCTCTGGTATTGAGACGGGTATCCCGGAAACTTGGAAGGCGCTCATCATGGATACCGAATCCaactcgtcgtcttcgctAGTGGTGTCTTCGGGATGATAATCTTCATCTGGACCCGATTCGCGGACTGGAGAATGCTTGCTGTTCGCACCTAGGGTCTTGGCCGAGCAGCTGACTGGTTAGGGCCAATTGACTCTGTCCTCCACAGAGCTCGAACCTTGCCGACGGCCCATCCATGCTAAAGATTATAGACGAGGCCAACAGCAGACAGCAAAGAGAACCCGCCGCTTTCCACCGGCTTACTGTCGAGGCGTCACATTATGGGGATGGGTGGTGAGCGTCTTTGGCGGAAAGACGTCTCGTCCTGGACCAGTTTAGATCACCAGTCTCTGACCATGAGTCCTGATTTAGGTAACATCATCATAATTTTATACTTAAATGTAGCTAAATCTAGGCTATGATTCTCCTATCCTTAAGCAAATAATCGCATAAGGTCGTTATAACTCCGTGTGGGAAGTTGACCTCTCTAAACTCGTGTCAGGTAATGTCCAGCAGTGGAGGCGCTGAGAGGATCGCCTTCGGGATTCCTTGCCGTCCCCTTCTGCCAGGCTTCGAGAACCGGTTCCCCAGGGGTTTACAAAggcatcctcttcatctcgttgATGGAATGGCAGGTGAGGGCGGACGGTTTCGGGTATTTCGTTGGAGTAAGCCGGAGGGGATGGCTGGTCCAGAGGATTCTCAAACATGATACCGAGAGCGTACGTCCCCCAAAAAGGTGTATCGTACAATTATCCTCTTTTCAGTCCTAAGATGTGATGAGAAGACGATAGTGGCTGTGATACACTTAGAAGAGCCAGGCTACCATTCCTCTCTCATTCCATGGCGTACCTATTAGTTTGTCTCGCCAGTTATATCACGGTCGTAGATATCGCATGTAATTTGGGAATGCCGTTTAAGAACACCCCTCTTGTTCACTTCGACGGGCTCCAGAGAGGACAAGGGTGGTGTCCATATCTTCAGAAGGTCGTCTCGGATCCCAGAGATAGCTTCAGTCACGCAAGCTTCTAGTGGGGGGTCCTCAACGACATTGGTGACCGTTTTCCAGTCTAGAGCAGGCATGTGACGCCGGGGAGTTCCTCGCATTGTGTCCGCGCTCTGGTCCATTCCAGCGAGGGGGGGAAGCTCCGGTTCGAAGTTATAGCGCTGATGATTTATATgggaggccatggccaactTTAAATGGAATGCCAAACCGAATTCTGTGTGATTTAGATGAGCTTTCTGTCAGAAGAGGGTGTGATGGGTCTCAAGTTTTGCAAATGAGCTCAGGTATCTATTGTGAAGCAGCTAGCCCAGCAGCTACGCCAGGTCGGTGGTAGTATGGGATCACATTCTTGAAGCTATATACATTTCTATCGATTAAGAATTATCTAGGTTGAGCCCGGATTACCTCCTTATTTGGTCTACTGCTAAGTACCTGCTCGACTCACGATGTTTCACGCCAAGACCAGAAGGCAGAGCATCAAGCGAGGCCTGGCCAGGGTGAAGGGACCAAAACAAGGGGAGTTGCTACAAAATACCAATTCAAGAAATTAATCGAAAAATCGTCTGATAACATGGTAGGCAGACTTTGCCGGCTCGAACAAGCAGCGTGTGTACAAagggtgttggtgatgatgctaCACGCAGCAGAGTGACGTCATGTGAGCCACTTCAttgttctccttgtcccTTCTCCAACCTCTATTTCAAACATCCAGACTTAAGCCTACTTATTTGCTCTAGATTCTATTCACATCATCTATGCAGCCTGCCTTGCAACCACCATGTGAAGCCATCCCCACGATGCTCCCCAATCCAGGAACCGCCATCAGCCTTACGACGCTAAACCAAATGCGTCAAAACAGTGGCTTATCGGCTCGAAGCCCGTCTCAGCCACATCATCAGTGGCTCGAGCATGTGGCGTGAGCTCTCTGCTTCATTACACgccccctccatcatctgcccaATTTACCAACAAGTGCCGGCACAAAAAATGCTCCGTTAGCACAAATGACACTATGAAAAGACGGTGTGTGGCCGATAAAGAGACGCGcttgttgtttgttgtttAGACGCGGTTGTTCGTGATTTTGCTATCTAATTTCCGCAAAAAGCCACAG harbors:
- a CDS encoding Peptidyl-prolyl cis-trans isomerase gives rise to the protein MFGSVLLAPEIANKDTGLAQLAHSCFKAFGMLLWLPMEHREQLLGKSLVEKFRDPRNVGYARNLIEENLCDGKIQGIFWADDHSRKGCFLTCSVDRIITHEGLAGSAVSAETDFVGFSTGTGIAAPPQTGKMSVTLHTSLGDIKIEVYCESVPKTAENFLALCASGYYDQSPFHRLIPKFMTQTGAPATPNPPENPKGGRSIWGGAFEDEIRPALRHGARGVVSMANKGPGTNGSQFFITFDKAPHLDGLNTIFGRVIGDEGLATLAKMEAVEVDRKNRPKEPIRIEKVTIHANPIAG